From a single Salvelinus namaycush isolate Seneca chromosome 14, SaNama_1.0, whole genome shotgun sequence genomic region:
- the LOC120059292 gene encoding cold shock domain-containing protein E1-like isoform X2, with protein sequence MGSPWKGFVEFTLPTSPPAAFISADLSSTSPVGLSLSPYGRSMSFDPGMLHNNGHTAFANGTAAGIRETGVVEKLLTSYGFIQCSERQARLFFHCSQYNGNLQELKIGDDVEFEVSSDRRTGKPIAVKLLKIKPEVLPEERISGQVGPDSHASPFTVLHGYIHPVVSAIPTQLDGKSAPGQVPTGSVCYERNGEVFYLTYTPDDIEGNMHLDTGDKVSFYMETNKHTGAVSAHNIVLVKKKQMRCQGVVCATKEAFGFIERADVVKEIFFHYSEFKGDLEALQAGDDVEFTIKERNGKEVATDVRLLAQGTVIFEDISIEQFEGTVVKVIPKVPTKNQNDPLPGRICARISFTDKELLFGEKDTKSKVTLLEGDHVQFNISTDRRDKLERATNIDILPDTFHFTKESREMGVIAAMRDGFGFIKCVDRDARMFFHFSEVLEEGQLHISDEVEFTVVPVSPERTPMDMLSAQRNHAVRIKKLPKGTVSFHTQSEQRFVGVVEKEATAAITNNKSASPSKAKEKEAEEGVVSYEDCGVKLTVSYHVKDLEGATQPQAGDKVEFSINEVKRTGQQSAVTIKILNRTVNTKRLLGYIATLKDNFGFIETANHDQEIFFHYSELCGDLENLELGDTVEYTLSKGKGNKVSAEKVTKVVAVNGVGQDVGETVMLGKVVRPLRSVDPSQTEYQGLIELLEEDGTKCQNYSFGIVGMANKADCLQKGEMVKFQLCTVAQTGQTMACNVVPQRKALVECVKDQFGFITYEVGESKKLFFHVKEVHDGLELQTGDEVEFSVILNQRTGKCSACNVRRVSEGPKPVATPRPDRLVNRLKSITLDDASAPRLVIVRQPRGPDNSKGFNVERKTRQPGVID encoded by the exons ATGGGCAGCCCCTGGAAAGGCTTTGTTGAGTTTACCTTGCCCACGTCGCCACCTGCCGCGTTTATTAGCGCTGACCTGAGCAGCACCTCTCCCGTCGGACTCAGCCTGTCACCATACGGCCGATCC ATGAGTTTTGACCCTGGCATGCTCCACAACAACGGGCACACGGCGTTTGCCAACGGCACGGCGGCGGGCATCAGGGAGACAGGAGTGGTGGAGAAGCTGCTCACCTCCTACGGGTTCATCCAGTGCTCGGAGCGGCAGGcgcgcctcttctttcactgctCCCAGTACAACGGCAACCTTCAGGAGCTCAAGATAGGAG ATGATGTGGAGTTTGAAGTGTCCTCAGACAGGCGCACTGGCAAGCCCATAGCAGTGAAGCTGCTTAAGATCAAACCAGAGGTGCTTCCAGAGGAGCGCATCTCGGGCCAGGTGGGGCCAGACTCGCACGCCTCTCCCTTTACTGTGCTGCATGGTTATATTCATCCA GTTGTCTCAGCGATTCCCACTCAACTGGATGGCAAATCTGCACCGGGGCAGGTGCCCACTGGCAGTGTGTGTTACGAGAGAAACGGG GAGGTGTTTTACCTGACCTACACCCCAGATGACATAGAGGGCAACATGCACCTGGACACGGGAGACAAAGTCAGCTTCTACATGGAAACCAACAAGCA CACTGGTGCAGTCAGTGCTCACAACATCGTCCTGGTAAAGAAGAAGCAGATGAGGTGCCAGGGGGTTGTCTGTGCCACCAAG GAGGCCTTTGGGTTCATTGAGAGGGCTGACGTGGTGAAGGAGATCTTCTTCCACTACAGCGAGTTCAAGGGTGACCTGGAGGCCCTACAGGCCGGCGACGACGTGGAGTTCACCATCAAAGAGAGAAAC GGGAAAGAGGTGGCCACTGACGTGAGGCTGCTCGCCCAGGGAACCGTCATATTTGAGGACATCAGCATTGAGCAGTTTGAAGGCACTGTCGTCAAAGTCATCCCTAAAGTTCCAACCAAGAACCAG AATGATCCGCTCCCAGGCCGCATCTGTGCTAGGATCAGCTTCACGGACAAGGAGCTCCTGTTCGGCGAGAAGGATACCAAGTCCAAGGTGACCCTGCTGGAGGGCGACCATGTGCAGTTCAACATCTCAACAGACCGCAGGGACAAGCTGGAGCGGGCCACCAACATCGACATCCTGCCCGACACCTTCCACTTCACTAAGGAGTCCCGTGAGATG GGTGTGATCGCTGCAATGCGTGACGGCTTTGGCTTCATCAAGTGTGTGGACCGGGACGCCAGGATGTTCTTTCACTTTAGCGAGGTGCTGGAGGAGGGCCAGCTGCACATCTCTGATGAAGTCGAGTTCACAGTTGTGCCCGTGAGTCCAGAGAGAACGCCCATG GACATGCTGTCTGCCCAGAGGAACCACGCGGTGCGCATAAAGAAGCTGCCCAAGGGCACAGTCTCCTTCCACACCCAGTCTGAGCAGCGCTTTGTGGGTGTGGTGGAGAAGGAGGCCACAGCAGCCATCACCAACAACAAGAGCGCCAGCCCCAGCAAGGCCAAAGAGAAG GAAGCAGAAGAGGGAGTGGTTTCTTATGAGGACTGTGGAGTGAAGCTGACTGTGTCGTACCACGTCAAAGATCTGGAGGGAGCTACCCAGCCACAGGCAGGAGACAAG GTGGAGTTCTCCATCAATGAGGTAAAGAGGACGGGCCAACAGAGCGCTGTCACCATCAAGATCCTCAACCGCACTGTCAACACCAAGAGGCTGCTGGGATACATTGCCACCCTGAAAGACAACTTTGGCTTCATAGAGACAGCCAATCACGATCAAGAGATCTTCTTTCATTACAG TGAGCTGTGTGGAGACTTGGAGAACCTGGAGCTGGGCGACACTGTGGAATACACCCTGTCCAAGGGCAAAGGAAACAAAGTCAGCGCTGAGAAGGTTACTAAGGTGGTAGCAG TGAATGGTGTGGGGCAGGATGTTGGTGAGACAGTGATGTTGGGGAAGGTGGTGCGCCCTCTGCGCAGTGTGGACCCGTCCCAGACAGAGTACCAGGGGCTCATTGAGCTCTTGGAGGAAG ATGGCACAAAGTGCCAGAATTACTCCTTTGGCATCGTGGGCATGGCGAACAAGGCAGACTGTCTGCAGAAAGGCGAGATGGTGAAGTTCCAGCTGTGCACAGTGGCTCAGACAGGACAGACGATGGCCTGCAACGTTGTCCCCCAACGTAAAGCCCTGGTGGAGTGTGTCAAGGACCAG TTTGGTTTTATCACGTATGAAGTTGGCGAGAGTAAGAAGCTATTTTTCCATGTCAAAGAGGTGCATGATGGCTTAGAGCTCCAGACCGGGGATGAGGTGGAGTTCTCAGTCATCCTCAACCAACGCACAGGGAAATGTAGTGCCTGCAACGTACGCAGAGTTAG TGAAGGGCCTAAACCGGTGGCAACCCCCCGTCCTGATCGCTTGGTCAACCGGCTCAAGAGCATCACCCTGGATGATGCTAGTGCCCCCCGCCTAGTTATTGTGAGACAGCCCCGCGGCCCTGACAATTCAAAG GGCTTCAATGTGGAGAGGAAGACCCGTCAACCGGGTGTCATTGACTGA
- the LOC120059292 gene encoding cold shock domain-containing protein E1-like isoform X7: protein MGSPWKGFVEFTLPTSPPAAFISADLSSTSPVGLSLSPYGRSMSFDPGMLHNNGHTAFANGTAAGIRETGVVEKLLTSYGFIQCSERQARLFFHCSQYNGNLQELKIGDDVEFEVSSDRRTGKPIAVKLLKIKPEVLPEERISGQVVSAIPTQLDGKSAPGQVPTGSVCYERNGEVFYLTYTPDDIEGNMHLDTGDKVSFYMETNKHTGAVSAHNIVLVKKKQMRCQGVVCATKEAFGFIERADVVKEIFFHYSEFKGDLEALQAGDDVEFTIKERNGKEVATDVRLLAQGTVIFEDISIEQFEGTVVKVIPKVPTKNQNDPLPGRICARISFTDKELLFGEKDTKSKVTLLEGDHVQFNISTDRRDKLERATNIDILPDTFHFTKESREMGVIAAMRDGFGFIKCVDRDARMFFHFSEVLEEGQLHISDEVEFTVVPVSPERTPMDMLSAQRNHAVRIKKLPKGTVSFHTQSEQRFVGVVEKEATAAITNNKSASPSKAKEKEAEEGVVSYEDCGVKLTVSYHVKDLEGATQPQAGDKVEFSINEVKRTGQQSAVTIKILNRTVNTKRLLGYIATLKDNFGFIETANHDQEIFFHYSELCGDLENLELGDTVEYTLSKGKGNKVSAEKVTKVVAVNGVGQDVGETVMLGKVVRPLRSVDPSQTEYQGLIELLEEDGTKCQNYSFGIVGMANKADCLQKGEMVKFQLCTVAQTGQTMACNVVPQRKALVECVKDQFGFITYEVGESKKLFFHVKEVHDGLELQTGDEVEFSVILNQRTGKCSACNVRRVSEGPKPVATPRPDRLVNRLKSITLDDASAPRLVIVRQPRGPDNSKGFNVERKTRQPGVID from the exons ATGGGCAGCCCCTGGAAAGGCTTTGTTGAGTTTACCTTGCCCACGTCGCCACCTGCCGCGTTTATTAGCGCTGACCTGAGCAGCACCTCTCCCGTCGGACTCAGCCTGTCACCATACGGCCGATCC ATGAGTTTTGACCCTGGCATGCTCCACAACAACGGGCACACGGCGTTTGCCAACGGCACGGCGGCGGGCATCAGGGAGACAGGAGTGGTGGAGAAGCTGCTCACCTCCTACGGGTTCATCCAGTGCTCGGAGCGGCAGGcgcgcctcttctttcactgctCCCAGTACAACGGCAACCTTCAGGAGCTCAAGATAGGAG ATGATGTGGAGTTTGAAGTGTCCTCAGACAGGCGCACTGGCAAGCCCATAGCAGTGAAGCTGCTTAAGATCAAACCAGAGGTGCTTCCAGAGGAGCGCATCTCGGGCCAG GTTGTCTCAGCGATTCCCACTCAACTGGATGGCAAATCTGCACCGGGGCAGGTGCCCACTGGCAGTGTGTGTTACGAGAGAAACGGG GAGGTGTTTTACCTGACCTACACCCCAGATGACATAGAGGGCAACATGCACCTGGACACGGGAGACAAAGTCAGCTTCTACATGGAAACCAACAAGCA CACTGGTGCAGTCAGTGCTCACAACATCGTCCTGGTAAAGAAGAAGCAGATGAGGTGCCAGGGGGTTGTCTGTGCCACCAAG GAGGCCTTTGGGTTCATTGAGAGGGCTGACGTGGTGAAGGAGATCTTCTTCCACTACAGCGAGTTCAAGGGTGACCTGGAGGCCCTACAGGCCGGCGACGACGTGGAGTTCACCATCAAAGAGAGAAAC GGGAAAGAGGTGGCCACTGACGTGAGGCTGCTCGCCCAGGGAACCGTCATATTTGAGGACATCAGCATTGAGCAGTTTGAAGGCACTGTCGTCAAAGTCATCCCTAAAGTTCCAACCAAGAACCAG AATGATCCGCTCCCAGGCCGCATCTGTGCTAGGATCAGCTTCACGGACAAGGAGCTCCTGTTCGGCGAGAAGGATACCAAGTCCAAGGTGACCCTGCTGGAGGGCGACCATGTGCAGTTCAACATCTCAACAGACCGCAGGGACAAGCTGGAGCGGGCCACCAACATCGACATCCTGCCCGACACCTTCCACTTCACTAAGGAGTCCCGTGAGATG GGTGTGATCGCTGCAATGCGTGACGGCTTTGGCTTCATCAAGTGTGTGGACCGGGACGCCAGGATGTTCTTTCACTTTAGCGAGGTGCTGGAGGAGGGCCAGCTGCACATCTCTGATGAAGTCGAGTTCACAGTTGTGCCCGTGAGTCCAGAGAGAACGCCCATG GACATGCTGTCTGCCCAGAGGAACCACGCGGTGCGCATAAAGAAGCTGCCCAAGGGCACAGTCTCCTTCCACACCCAGTCTGAGCAGCGCTTTGTGGGTGTGGTGGAGAAGGAGGCCACAGCAGCCATCACCAACAACAAGAGCGCCAGCCCCAGCAAGGCCAAAGAGAAG GAAGCAGAAGAGGGAGTGGTTTCTTATGAGGACTGTGGAGTGAAGCTGACTGTGTCGTACCACGTCAAAGATCTGGAGGGAGCTACCCAGCCACAGGCAGGAGACAAG GTGGAGTTCTCCATCAATGAGGTAAAGAGGACGGGCCAACAGAGCGCTGTCACCATCAAGATCCTCAACCGCACTGTCAACACCAAGAGGCTGCTGGGATACATTGCCACCCTGAAAGACAACTTTGGCTTCATAGAGACAGCCAATCACGATCAAGAGATCTTCTTTCATTACAG TGAGCTGTGTGGAGACTTGGAGAACCTGGAGCTGGGCGACACTGTGGAATACACCCTGTCCAAGGGCAAAGGAAACAAAGTCAGCGCTGAGAAGGTTACTAAGGTGGTAGCAG TGAATGGTGTGGGGCAGGATGTTGGTGAGACAGTGATGTTGGGGAAGGTGGTGCGCCCTCTGCGCAGTGTGGACCCGTCCCAGACAGAGTACCAGGGGCTCATTGAGCTCTTGGAGGAAG ATGGCACAAAGTGCCAGAATTACTCCTTTGGCATCGTGGGCATGGCGAACAAGGCAGACTGTCTGCAGAAAGGCGAGATGGTGAAGTTCCAGCTGTGCACAGTGGCTCAGACAGGACAGACGATGGCCTGCAACGTTGTCCCCCAACGTAAAGCCCTGGTGGAGTGTGTCAAGGACCAG TTTGGTTTTATCACGTATGAAGTTGGCGAGAGTAAGAAGCTATTTTTCCATGTCAAAGAGGTGCATGATGGCTTAGAGCTCCAGACCGGGGATGAGGTGGAGTTCTCAGTCATCCTCAACCAACGCACAGGGAAATGTAGTGCCTGCAACGTACGCAGAGTTAG TGAAGGGCCTAAACCGGTGGCAACCCCCCGTCCTGATCGCTTGGTCAACCGGCTCAAGAGCATCACCCTGGATGATGCTAGTGCCCCCCGCCTAGTTATTGTGAGACAGCCCCGCGGCCCTGACAATTCAAAG GGCTTCAATGTGGAGAGGAAGACCCGTCAACCGGGTGTCATTGACTGA
- the LOC120059292 gene encoding cold shock domain-containing protein E1-like isoform X1 — MGSPWKGFVEFTLPTSPPAAFISADLSSTSPVGLSLSPYGRSMSFDPGMLHNNGHTAFANGTAAGIRETGVVEKLLTSYGFIQCSERQARLFFHCSQYNGNLQELKIGDDVEFEVSSDRRTGKPIAVKLLKIKPEVLPEERISGQVGPDSHASPFTVLHGYIHPVVSAIPTQLDGKSAPGQVPTGSVCYERNGYGFLPTQEVFYLTYTPDDIEGNMHLDTGDKVSFYMETNKHTGAVSAHNIVLVKKKQMRCQGVVCATKEAFGFIERADVVKEIFFHYSEFKGDLEALQAGDDVEFTIKERNGKEVATDVRLLAQGTVIFEDISIEQFEGTVVKVIPKVPTKNQNDPLPGRICARISFTDKELLFGEKDTKSKVTLLEGDHVQFNISTDRRDKLERATNIDILPDTFHFTKESREMGVIAAMRDGFGFIKCVDRDARMFFHFSEVLEEGQLHISDEVEFTVVPVSPERTPMDMLSAQRNHAVRIKKLPKGTVSFHTQSEQRFVGVVEKEATAAITNNKSASPSKAKEKEAEEGVVSYEDCGVKLTVSYHVKDLEGATQPQAGDKVEFSINEVKRTGQQSAVTIKILNRTVNTKRLLGYIATLKDNFGFIETANHDQEIFFHYSELCGDLENLELGDTVEYTLSKGKGNKVSAEKVTKVVAVNGVGQDVGETVMLGKVVRPLRSVDPSQTEYQGLIELLEEDGTKCQNYSFGIVGMANKADCLQKGEMVKFQLCTVAQTGQTMACNVVPQRKALVECVKDQFGFITYEVGESKKLFFHVKEVHDGLELQTGDEVEFSVILNQRTGKCSACNVRRVSEGPKPVATPRPDRLVNRLKSITLDDASAPRLVIVRQPRGPDNSKGFNVERKTRQPGVID; from the exons ATGGGCAGCCCCTGGAAAGGCTTTGTTGAGTTTACCTTGCCCACGTCGCCACCTGCCGCGTTTATTAGCGCTGACCTGAGCAGCACCTCTCCCGTCGGACTCAGCCTGTCACCATACGGCCGATCC ATGAGTTTTGACCCTGGCATGCTCCACAACAACGGGCACACGGCGTTTGCCAACGGCACGGCGGCGGGCATCAGGGAGACAGGAGTGGTGGAGAAGCTGCTCACCTCCTACGGGTTCATCCAGTGCTCGGAGCGGCAGGcgcgcctcttctttcactgctCCCAGTACAACGGCAACCTTCAGGAGCTCAAGATAGGAG ATGATGTGGAGTTTGAAGTGTCCTCAGACAGGCGCACTGGCAAGCCCATAGCAGTGAAGCTGCTTAAGATCAAACCAGAGGTGCTTCCAGAGGAGCGCATCTCGGGCCAGGTGGGGCCAGACTCGCACGCCTCTCCCTTTACTGTGCTGCATGGTTATATTCATCCA GTTGTCTCAGCGATTCCCACTCAACTGGATGGCAAATCTGCACCGGGGCAGGTGCCCACTGGCAGTGTGTGTTACGAGAGAAACGGG TATGGATTCCTTCCCACGCAGGAGGTGTTTTACCTGACCTACACCCCAGATGACATAGAGGGCAACATGCACCTGGACACGGGAGACAAAGTCAGCTTCTACATGGAAACCAACAAGCA CACTGGTGCAGTCAGTGCTCACAACATCGTCCTGGTAAAGAAGAAGCAGATGAGGTGCCAGGGGGTTGTCTGTGCCACCAAG GAGGCCTTTGGGTTCATTGAGAGGGCTGACGTGGTGAAGGAGATCTTCTTCCACTACAGCGAGTTCAAGGGTGACCTGGAGGCCCTACAGGCCGGCGACGACGTGGAGTTCACCATCAAAGAGAGAAAC GGGAAAGAGGTGGCCACTGACGTGAGGCTGCTCGCCCAGGGAACCGTCATATTTGAGGACATCAGCATTGAGCAGTTTGAAGGCACTGTCGTCAAAGTCATCCCTAAAGTTCCAACCAAGAACCAG AATGATCCGCTCCCAGGCCGCATCTGTGCTAGGATCAGCTTCACGGACAAGGAGCTCCTGTTCGGCGAGAAGGATACCAAGTCCAAGGTGACCCTGCTGGAGGGCGACCATGTGCAGTTCAACATCTCAACAGACCGCAGGGACAAGCTGGAGCGGGCCACCAACATCGACATCCTGCCCGACACCTTCCACTTCACTAAGGAGTCCCGTGAGATG GGTGTGATCGCTGCAATGCGTGACGGCTTTGGCTTCATCAAGTGTGTGGACCGGGACGCCAGGATGTTCTTTCACTTTAGCGAGGTGCTGGAGGAGGGCCAGCTGCACATCTCTGATGAAGTCGAGTTCACAGTTGTGCCCGTGAGTCCAGAGAGAACGCCCATG GACATGCTGTCTGCCCAGAGGAACCACGCGGTGCGCATAAAGAAGCTGCCCAAGGGCACAGTCTCCTTCCACACCCAGTCTGAGCAGCGCTTTGTGGGTGTGGTGGAGAAGGAGGCCACAGCAGCCATCACCAACAACAAGAGCGCCAGCCCCAGCAAGGCCAAAGAGAAG GAAGCAGAAGAGGGAGTGGTTTCTTATGAGGACTGTGGAGTGAAGCTGACTGTGTCGTACCACGTCAAAGATCTGGAGGGAGCTACCCAGCCACAGGCAGGAGACAAG GTGGAGTTCTCCATCAATGAGGTAAAGAGGACGGGCCAACAGAGCGCTGTCACCATCAAGATCCTCAACCGCACTGTCAACACCAAGAGGCTGCTGGGATACATTGCCACCCTGAAAGACAACTTTGGCTTCATAGAGACAGCCAATCACGATCAAGAGATCTTCTTTCATTACAG TGAGCTGTGTGGAGACTTGGAGAACCTGGAGCTGGGCGACACTGTGGAATACACCCTGTCCAAGGGCAAAGGAAACAAAGTCAGCGCTGAGAAGGTTACTAAGGTGGTAGCAG TGAATGGTGTGGGGCAGGATGTTGGTGAGACAGTGATGTTGGGGAAGGTGGTGCGCCCTCTGCGCAGTGTGGACCCGTCCCAGACAGAGTACCAGGGGCTCATTGAGCTCTTGGAGGAAG ATGGCACAAAGTGCCAGAATTACTCCTTTGGCATCGTGGGCATGGCGAACAAGGCAGACTGTCTGCAGAAAGGCGAGATGGTGAAGTTCCAGCTGTGCACAGTGGCTCAGACAGGACAGACGATGGCCTGCAACGTTGTCCCCCAACGTAAAGCCCTGGTGGAGTGTGTCAAGGACCAG TTTGGTTTTATCACGTATGAAGTTGGCGAGAGTAAGAAGCTATTTTTCCATGTCAAAGAGGTGCATGATGGCTTAGAGCTCCAGACCGGGGATGAGGTGGAGTTCTCAGTCATCCTCAACCAACGCACAGGGAAATGTAGTGCCTGCAACGTACGCAGAGTTAG TGAAGGGCCTAAACCGGTGGCAACCCCCCGTCCTGATCGCTTGGTCAACCGGCTCAAGAGCATCACCCTGGATGATGCTAGTGCCCCCCGCCTAGTTATTGTGAGACAGCCCCGCGGCCCTGACAATTCAAAG GGCTTCAATGTGGAGAGGAAGACCCGTCAACCGGGTGTCATTGACTGA
- the LOC120059292 gene encoding cold shock domain-containing protein E1-like isoform X9, whose product MSFDPGMLHNNGHTAFANGTAAGIRETGVVEKLLTSYGFIQCSERQARLFFHCSQYNGNLQELKIGDDVEFEVSSDRRTGKPIAVKLLKIKPEVLPEERISGQVGPDSHASPFTVLHGYIHPVVSAIPTQLDGKSAPGQVPTGSVCYERNGYGFLPTQEVFYLTYTPDDIEGNMHLDTGDKVSFYMETNKHTGAVSAHNIVLVKKKQMRCQGVVCATKEAFGFIERADVVKEIFFHYSEFKGDLEALQAGDDVEFTIKERNGKEVATDVRLLAQGTVIFEDISIEQFEGTVVKVIPKVPTKNQNDPLPGRICARISFTDKELLFGEKDTKSKVTLLEGDHVQFNISTDRRDKLERATNIDILPDTFHFTKESREMGVIAAMRDGFGFIKCVDRDARMFFHFSEVLEEGQLHISDEVEFTVVPVSPERTPMDMLSAQRNHAVRIKKLPKGTVSFHTQSEQRFVGVVEKEATAAITNNKSASPSKAKEKEAEEGVVSYEDCGVKLTVSYHVKDLEGATQPQAGDKVEFSINEVKRTGQQSAVTIKILNRTVNTKRLLGYIATLKDNFGFIETANHDQEIFFHYSELCGDLENLELGDTVEYTLSKGKGNKVSAEKVTKVVAVNGVGQDVGETVMLGKVVRPLRSVDPSQTEYQGLIELLEEDGTKCQNYSFGIVGMANKADCLQKGEMVKFQLCTVAQTGQTMACNVVPQRKALVECVKDQFGFITYEVGESKKLFFHVKEVHDGLELQTGDEVEFSVILNQRTGKCSACNVRRVSEGPKPVATPRPDRLVNRLKSITLDDASAPRLVIVRQPRGPDNSKGFNVERKTRQPGVID is encoded by the exons ATGAGTTTTGACCCTGGCATGCTCCACAACAACGGGCACACGGCGTTTGCCAACGGCACGGCGGCGGGCATCAGGGAGACAGGAGTGGTGGAGAAGCTGCTCACCTCCTACGGGTTCATCCAGTGCTCGGAGCGGCAGGcgcgcctcttctttcactgctCCCAGTACAACGGCAACCTTCAGGAGCTCAAGATAGGAG ATGATGTGGAGTTTGAAGTGTCCTCAGACAGGCGCACTGGCAAGCCCATAGCAGTGAAGCTGCTTAAGATCAAACCAGAGGTGCTTCCAGAGGAGCGCATCTCGGGCCAGGTGGGGCCAGACTCGCACGCCTCTCCCTTTACTGTGCTGCATGGTTATATTCATCCA GTTGTCTCAGCGATTCCCACTCAACTGGATGGCAAATCTGCACCGGGGCAGGTGCCCACTGGCAGTGTGTGTTACGAGAGAAACGGG TATGGATTCCTTCCCACGCAGGAGGTGTTTTACCTGACCTACACCCCAGATGACATAGAGGGCAACATGCACCTGGACACGGGAGACAAAGTCAGCTTCTACATGGAAACCAACAAGCA CACTGGTGCAGTCAGTGCTCACAACATCGTCCTGGTAAAGAAGAAGCAGATGAGGTGCCAGGGGGTTGTCTGTGCCACCAAG GAGGCCTTTGGGTTCATTGAGAGGGCTGACGTGGTGAAGGAGATCTTCTTCCACTACAGCGAGTTCAAGGGTGACCTGGAGGCCCTACAGGCCGGCGACGACGTGGAGTTCACCATCAAAGAGAGAAAC GGGAAAGAGGTGGCCACTGACGTGAGGCTGCTCGCCCAGGGAACCGTCATATTTGAGGACATCAGCATTGAGCAGTTTGAAGGCACTGTCGTCAAAGTCATCCCTAAAGTTCCAACCAAGAACCAG AATGATCCGCTCCCAGGCCGCATCTGTGCTAGGATCAGCTTCACGGACAAGGAGCTCCTGTTCGGCGAGAAGGATACCAAGTCCAAGGTGACCCTGCTGGAGGGCGACCATGTGCAGTTCAACATCTCAACAGACCGCAGGGACAAGCTGGAGCGGGCCACCAACATCGACATCCTGCCCGACACCTTCCACTTCACTAAGGAGTCCCGTGAGATG GGTGTGATCGCTGCAATGCGTGACGGCTTTGGCTTCATCAAGTGTGTGGACCGGGACGCCAGGATGTTCTTTCACTTTAGCGAGGTGCTGGAGGAGGGCCAGCTGCACATCTCTGATGAAGTCGAGTTCACAGTTGTGCCCGTGAGTCCAGAGAGAACGCCCATG GACATGCTGTCTGCCCAGAGGAACCACGCGGTGCGCATAAAGAAGCTGCCCAAGGGCACAGTCTCCTTCCACACCCAGTCTGAGCAGCGCTTTGTGGGTGTGGTGGAGAAGGAGGCCACAGCAGCCATCACCAACAACAAGAGCGCCAGCCCCAGCAAGGCCAAAGAGAAG GAAGCAGAAGAGGGAGTGGTTTCTTATGAGGACTGTGGAGTGAAGCTGACTGTGTCGTACCACGTCAAAGATCTGGAGGGAGCTACCCAGCCACAGGCAGGAGACAAG GTGGAGTTCTCCATCAATGAGGTAAAGAGGACGGGCCAACAGAGCGCTGTCACCATCAAGATCCTCAACCGCACTGTCAACACCAAGAGGCTGCTGGGATACATTGCCACCCTGAAAGACAACTTTGGCTTCATAGAGACAGCCAATCACGATCAAGAGATCTTCTTTCATTACAG TGAGCTGTGTGGAGACTTGGAGAACCTGGAGCTGGGCGACACTGTGGAATACACCCTGTCCAAGGGCAAAGGAAACAAAGTCAGCGCTGAGAAGGTTACTAAGGTGGTAGCAG TGAATGGTGTGGGGCAGGATGTTGGTGAGACAGTGATGTTGGGGAAGGTGGTGCGCCCTCTGCGCAGTGTGGACCCGTCCCAGACAGAGTACCAGGGGCTCATTGAGCTCTTGGAGGAAG ATGGCACAAAGTGCCAGAATTACTCCTTTGGCATCGTGGGCATGGCGAACAAGGCAGACTGTCTGCAGAAAGGCGAGATGGTGAAGTTCCAGCTGTGCACAGTGGCTCAGACAGGACAGACGATGGCCTGCAACGTTGTCCCCCAACGTAAAGCCCTGGTGGAGTGTGTCAAGGACCAG TTTGGTTTTATCACGTATGAAGTTGGCGAGAGTAAGAAGCTATTTTTCCATGTCAAAGAGGTGCATGATGGCTTAGAGCTCCAGACCGGGGATGAGGTGGAGTTCTCAGTCATCCTCAACCAACGCACAGGGAAATGTAGTGCCTGCAACGTACGCAGAGTTAG TGAAGGGCCTAAACCGGTGGCAACCCCCCGTCCTGATCGCTTGGTCAACCGGCTCAAGAGCATCACCCTGGATGATGCTAGTGCCCCCCGCCTAGTTATTGTGAGACAGCCCCGCGGCCCTGACAATTCAAAG GGCTTCAATGTGGAGAGGAAGACCCGTCAACCGGGTGTCATTGACTGA